Within the [Enterobacter] lignolyticus SCF1 genome, the region GCTGGTGCTCGGCGGGCTTATCGGCGGGCCGGTGGCGCGCTATCTGGTTAAACACTCCTCGACGCCGAACGGCGCGCCGGAGGACCAGGCGGTGCCGAGCGCGTTTGAAAAGCCTGACGTCGGGCGCATGATCACCTCGCTGGTGCTGATTGAAACCATCGCGCTTATCGCCATCTGCCTGACCACCGGTAAGGTGGTTGCGCAACTGCTGGTCGGAACCGCCCTTGAGCTGCCGACGTTCGTCTGCGTGCTGTTTGTCGGCGTTATCCTGAGCAATGGCCTGGCGCTGCTCGGCTTCTACCGCGTATTTGAACGCGCGGTGTCGGTGCTGGGCAACGTGTCGCTGTCGCTGTTCCTCGCGATGGCGCTGATGAGCCTGAAGCTGTGGGAGCTGGCGTCTCTGGCGCTGCCGATGCTGGCGATCCTGGCGGTACAAACGCTGGCGATGGCGTTCTACGCTATCTTCGTCACCTGGCGCATGATGGGGAAAAACTACGATGCGGCGGTACTGGCGGCGGGGCACTGCGGGTTTGGCCTTGGGGCGACGCCGACCGCTATCGCCAACATGCAGGCCATTACCGAGCGTTTTGGCCCGTCGCACATGGCGTTCCTGGTGGTGCCGATGGTCGGCGCGTTCTTTATCGATATCGTCAACGCGCTGGTGATCAAGCTGTACCTGATGCTGCCTCTGTTCGGCTAACGTAAAAAAGCCGGGGCACGCACTGCGCGTCCCGGCTTTTCCCCCAGCCCGGCGGCTCGCCGGGCGTGCGGTTTGGTATTACTCGTCGCGATCTTCCCACGCCAGCGCGCGGTGTACCGCTTTTTTCCAGCCGCTGTAGCGTACGTTGCGCTCGGTGGTTTCGATACCCGGGCGGAACTCGCGCTCAATCACCGCTTTCTCCTGCAGCTCGTCCAGATTCTGCCAGAAGCCGACGGCCAGACCGGCCAGGTAAGCTGCGCCCAGCGCCGTCACTTCACGTACTTCCGGACGCTCGACGCGGGTGCCGAGGATATCGGCCTGGAACTGCATCAGGAAGTTGTTCGCCACCGCGCCGCCGTCCACGCGCAGGGCGTGCAGGCGAATGCCGGAATCGGCCTGCATCGCTTCCAGCACGTCGCGGGTCTGGTAGGCGATGGACTCAAGCGTCGCGCGAATGATGTGGTTGGCATTTACGCCGCGGGTGAGGCCGAAAATGGCGCCGCGGGCATACGGGTCCCAGTACGGCGCGCCAAGACCGGTAAAGGCCGGAACGACGTACACGCCGTTGGTATCTTTGACCTTGGTGGCGAAGTACTCGGAATCGAATGCGTCGTTGATGAGCTTCATCTCGTCACGCAGCCACTGAATAGACGCGCCCGCCATGAACACGGCGCCTTCCAGCGCGTAGTTCACTTCCCCTTTCGGGCCGCAGGCGATGGTGGTCAAAAGCCCGTTTTCGGACTTCACGGCCTTCTCGCCGGTGTTCATCAGCATAAAGCAGCCGGTGCCGTAGGTGTTCTTCGCCATCCCTTCCTTGACGCACAGCTGGCCGAACAGCGCCGCCTGCTGGTCGCCGGCGATGCCGGAGATAGGAATACGGGTGCCGCCTTTACCGCCGATGTTGGTCTGCCCATACACTTCGGACGATTTACGCACTTCCGGCAGCATCGCACGCGGGATATCCAGCGCCTGGAGCATTTTATCGTCCCAGTCGAGGTCGTGGATGTTGAACAGCATAGTACGGGAGGCGTTGGTGTAGTCGGTTACGTGCACGCGGCCCTGGGTCATACGCCAGATAAGCCAGGTGTCCACGGTCCCGAACAGCAGCTCGCCGCGCTTAGCGCGCTCGCGGGAGCCTTCCACGTGGTCCAGAATCCATTTCACCTTGGTGCCGGAGAAGTACGGGTCCACCACCAGACCCGTGGCGGTGCGGATATACTCTTCCATACCGTCGCGCTTGAGCTGCTCGCAGATGTCCGCCGTACGGCGGCACTGCCAGACGATGGCGTTGTAAATGGGTTTGCCGGTTTCTTTATCCCAGACGATGGCGGTTTCACGCTGGTTGGTAATACCGATAGCCGCCACCTGATCGGAGCTGATGTCGGCTTTCGCCAGCGCTTCGATAAGCGTCGAGCTTTGCGATGCCCAGATCTCCATCGGGTCGTGCTCAACCCAGCCTGGCTTAGGATAAATTTGTGCGAATTCACGCTGTGAAACGCTGACGATATTGGCGTCATGGTCCATAACGACGGCGCGGGAGCTGGTAGTCCCCTGGTCCAGCGCAACGATATATTTTTTCTCGGTCATAATGTGAAGTCCCGTAGTCAGATTACAGCGAAGCGTTGTGTTGCGTAGAGCTGGTGGTGTCCTTTTCCTCCACCACGCAGACGTCGCAAGGCAGGTTGCGGCCAATCAGTTTGCGATAGCCGAATGCGCCGAGCGCGGCGCCCACAACCGGGGCGAACAGCGGCACCAGGAAGTAAGGGATATCTCTACCGCCGGTGAAGGCAATGTTGCCCCAGCCTGCCAGCCATGCGAAGGCTTTCGGGCCGATGTCACGCGCGGGGTTCATCGCAAAGCCGGTCAGCGGGCCCATGGATGCGCCGATGACCGCGATCAGCAGACCGATCAGCAGCGGCGCCAGTGGGCCGCGCGGAATACCGTTGCCATCGTCGGTCAGCGCCAGGATAACGCCCATCAGGATAGCGGTTATCACCATTTCTACCGCGAAAGCCTGCACAAAATTGATATGCGGATTCGGATAAGTAGAGAATGTACCGGCTAACGACAGGCTGTCGACGCTACCGCGCACAATATTATGGGTATGCTCGAAATCGATAAAAAGATTGTAATAAAGCCCGTAAACTAACGCTGCCGCGCAAAAAGCGCCGGCAAATTGAGAAATGATGTAGGGAACAACTTTACGCCCGTCGAAACAGGCAAACAGCCACAGAGCGATGGTCACCGCTGGGTTAAGATGCGCGCCGGAAACCCCTGCGGTCAGGTAGATGGCCATCGCCACGCCCAGACCCCAGATAATACTGATTTCCCACTGACCGAAAATGGCGCCCGCTACTTTGAGCGCCGCAACGCATCCCACGCCAAAAAAGATCAACAACCCGGTACCAAGGAACTCGGCAATGCACTGGCCTTTTAAGGTTGATGTTTGACTCATAATCGGATCCTGAAGACTTATTAATTATTAGGCTGGAGTACAGCCTTGTGTGCATGGAGGTCGAAGACGACCATGTTGCCGTGTAGGCATGGTGTTAATTTATCGTTAACGAGCAAAAACGAGAAATATCGAAATCAAAATCTGTGGGTTCCGTCAATAAAATGAGCGTTTTCGCGCGGAGAGGCGCGTTTTGCCGTTTCGTTAAAATGAGAGCTGAATCATTTCATTAACCGAACCATTAACAATTTATCGGTAACGGGAGCGAAAACTCCAGGTCTTGACTGAAAAGTGTTGCAAACCGCAATCTGCGCGCCCCGGCGCTGGACAGGCGCTGCGTGGCTTCATACAATCGGAATCATTGTAGTGCGCTTATTTTCGTTAAGGCGTCGCCGAAGGTTCGGGACGAGAGTCGATAAACCGATTGAGGTTTGCTATCAACGCCTTGCATATTCAGGAGAGGTATGACGATGTCATTAGAAGTGTTTGAGAAACTGGAAGCAAAAGTACAGCAGGCGATTGATACCATCACGTTGCTGCAGATGGAAATTGAAGAGCTGAAAGAAAAGAACAACTCGCTGTCGCAGGAAGTTCAGAACGCGCAGCAGGGCCGCGAAGCGCTGGAGCACGAAAACAGCCAGCTGCGCGAGCAGCAGCACGGCTGGCAGGAACGCCTGCAGGCGCTGCTGGGCCGCATGGAAGAAGTCTGATTCCCGAGGCCCTCTCCCCTGCGAGAGGGCTTTTGTTTTCCTTTCTTTATACCCTCACGTTATAACCAATCTTTTTTTATTCTTTAATCATCAGTTTCCTTTCTGGCAGGCTACGTTCATCACTACACAACATGAAGAGAGCGGTCGATGAACAAGTGGGGCGTGGGGTTAACTCTTTTGCTGGCTTCCGCCAGCGTTCTGGCAAAGGACATCCAGTTATTAAACGTGTCGTACGATCCGACGCGCGAACTGTACGAGCAGTACAACAAAGCGTTTAGCGCGCACTGGAAACAGCAGACCGGCGACAACGTGGTGATTCGCCAGTCGCACGGCGGTTCCGGTAAGCAGGCGACCTCGGTGATCAACGGTATCGACGCCGACGTGGTGACGCTGGCGCTGGCCTACGACGTCGACGCTATCGCCGGGCGCGGCCGTATCGATAAAAGCTGGACTACGCGCCTGCCGGACAACTCCGCACCCTATACCTCGACCATCGTTTTCCTGGTGCGCAAAGGCAACCCGAAACAGATTCACGACTGGAACGACCTGATTAAGCCCGGTGTGTCCGTTATTACTCCGAACCCGAAAAGCTCCGGCGGCGCGCGCTGGAACTACCTGGCGGCCTGGGGTTACGCCCTGCATCACAACAACGGTGACCAGGCCAAAGCCCAGGAGTTCGTCAAGGCGCTGTATAAGAACGTTGAAGTGCTGGATTCCGGCGCGCGCGGTTCCACCAACACCTTCGTTGAGCGCGGCATCGGCGATGTGCTGATCGCCTGGGAAAACGAAGCGCTGCTGGCGACAAACGAGCTGGGGAAAGACAAGTTTGAAATCGTCACACCGAGCGAGTCTATCCTTGCGGAGCCGACGGTATCGGTCGTCGACAAAGTGGTCGACAAGAAAGGCACCCGCGCCGTTGCCGAGGCGTACCTCAAGTATCTCTACTCGCCGGAAGGTCAGGAGATTGCGGCAAAGAACTTTTATCGCCCGCGTGACCCGGCGGTCGCGAAGAAATATGACAGCGAGTTCCCGAAACTGAAGCTGTTTACTATCGACGACGCGTTCGGCGGCTGGACGAAAGCGCAGAAAGACCACTTCGCCAACGGCGGCACCTTCGACCAGATAAGCCAGCGCTAATCTCCCTTCCTGTTATCCGGCGGTCTCCCCGCCGGTTTTTTTATGTCATTGTCATTACGCCGATTTTGTGAGTTTCCTGACTGTTTTTTCAGCAGAAATACCGGTTAATAAACGGATAGCGCAACCGCGCTGAGGATACTCAAGGAATGACGCATGGACAGATTAACTCCGGTTCGCCCGTGGCCTGCGCTACTGGCCGTCGCCATCACGCTTATCATCTGGTTTGCCGTTCCCACCCCCGCTGGCGTTACCCCTGAAGCCTGGCACCTGCTGGCGCTGTTTATCGGCACCATCGCCGCCATTATCGGCAAGGCAATGCCGATTGGCGCGATAGCGATCGTCGCCATCATGCTGGTGGCTATGACCGGCGTCACCAACCCTGGTAAACCCGCCGCGGCGTTGAACGACGCCCTGAGCGGATTTTCGAATTCGCTCATCTGGCTTATCGGGCTGTCGATCATGCTGTCGCAAAGCCTGCTCAAAACCGGCCTTGGCGCGCGCATCGGCTACGGGTTTATCGCGCTGTTCGGTAAGAAAACGCTGGGGATCGCCTGGGCGTTGACGCTTGCCGAAACGCTGATCGCCCCCGTCACGCCGAGCAATACCGCGCGCGGCGGCGGGATCATTCATCCGGTGATGCGCGCCATTGCCGACAGCCTGGGCTCGCAGCCCGGCAACAGCGAAAACGGCTCTACCGGGCGCTATCTGGCGCTGGTGAACTACAACATCAACCCGATAAGTTCGGCGATGTTTATTACTGCGACCGCGCCGAACCCGCTGATAGTGAGCTTTTTGCTCAAAGGCACCAACGGCGTGCTGGAGATGACGTGGGGGATGTGGGCTATCGCCGCGCTGCTGCCGGCCGCGGTATCGCTGGTGGTGATGCCGGTGGTTATCTGGTGGCTGTATCCCCCGGCAATCGTCGAAACGCCGAACGCGCCGCAGTTCGCCAGAGGCAAACTCGATGAGCTGGGGCCGCTGTCGCTGGCCGAAAAAATCACCCTCGGCGTGTTTGCGCTGCTGCTGTGCCTGTGGGCGGGGGTTCCGGCGTTCGTGATGGGCGGCGGCTGGGCGGTCAACCCGACCAGCGCGGCGCTGATCGGCCTGTCGATTCTGCTCCTTACCGGGGTGCTGCACTGGGATGACATCCTGAAATGCCGAGGCGCCTGGGATACCATCGTCTGGTTTGCGGCGCTGGTGATGATGGCGGAGTTTCTCAGCAAGCTTGGACTGGTAAGCTGGCTGGCGACTAGCGTCGGCAATACCATCGATCACCTGGGGCTGCACTGGAGCGTCGCGACTCTGCTGCTGATCCTGCTCTACGTCTATTCGCACTACTTTTTTGCCAGCACCACGGCGCATATCACGGCGATGTTCGCCGCCTTTTTCGCGGCGGGGCTGGCGCTGGGCGCGCCGCCTGCGCTGCTCGGCCTGATGCTCGGCTTTTCCTCATCGCTGATGATGTCGCTGACCCACTACGGCACCGGTACGGCGCCGATTATCTTCGGCTCAGGCTACGTCACGCTTGCCGAATGGTGGAAAACCGGGCTGGTGATGAGCGTGGTAAACCTGCTTATCTGGGGGGCGACGGGCGCCGTATGGTGGCGCTGGCTGGGATACTGGTAACCGCGCAGCGATGAAAATTCATAAAGTTACGGTATGCTTGCTGTTTACGTATTCATTGAGGGTGGAATATGAAATCGGCAAGCCGCATCATCCTGGGTATGGCGATCGTGCTGCTGCTGGCGGCCGTGGGCGTATGGCATTTCTTTTTTTCCGGTAATGCCAACGCGCTGCGGGAGATAGTCACGCAGCAGTGCGTTCCGAACGAGCAGCAGCGCCAGTTGCCTGCGCCGTGCGCTGAGGTGAACCTGGAAAACGGCTACGTGCTGTTTAAGGACCGTAACGGGCCGCTGCAGTACCTGCTGATGCCGACCTACCGAATCAACGGCACCGAAAGCCCGCTGCTGCTCAACCCTCACACGCCAAACTTCTTCTGGCAGGCCTGGCAAAACCGTCAGGTGATGAGCGAGCGCCGCGGCTCGCCGGTGCCGGATGAGGCGGTGTCGTTGACCATCAACTCACGATCGGGGCGCACGCAAAACCATTTCCATATTCATATCTCATGCCTGCGCCCGGACGTGCGTCAGCAGCTCAATAACGATATGACGGCGATAGGCACCCGCTGGCTGCCGCTGCCCGGCAACCTGATGGGCCATGTCTATCTCGCGCGGCGGGTGACGGAGGCGGAGTTTGCGCAAAAAAGTCCGTTCCTGATGCTGGCCGAAGAGGTCCCCGAGGCGCGGGAGCATATGGGGCGCTTTGCGCTGGCGGTGGTGCCGCAAAACGACGATTCATTCGTGCTGCTGGCGACCGAACGCAATCTGCTGACGCTTAACCGCGCGTCCGCCGAGGAAATTCAGGATCATCAGTGCGATATTTTGAAGTAATCCCCCTGGTTCTGGCGTTTACCTGCTTCTCCTGTCGTCGTAGACTTGCTGAAAAAAACGACAGGAGACAGGAATGTCGCTCTGGTTTTCTCACCCTCTGTTCATCCCTTCACTGATTGTCGGCCTGACTGTCCTGCTCTGGGCCACGTCGCTGCTGCCGGAGTTTATTGCTGCGCTGCTGTTTTTTACCGCAGCGATGATGGCGAAAATCGCCCCGCCGGACGTTATCTTTGGCGGCTTTGCCTCCTCGGCGTTCTGGCTGGTGTTCAGCGGCTTCGTGCTGGGGGTCGCCATCCGTAAAACGGGGCTGGCGGATCGCGCCGCCCGGGCGCTTTCCGTCAGGCTTACCGACTCCTGGCCGCAGATGGTGGCGAGCGTGGTGCTGCTGAGCTATGCGCTGGCGTTCGTGATGCCGTCCAATATGGGTCGCATCGCGCTGCTGATGCCGATTGTCGCGGCGATGGCGGCGCGCGCCGGGATCCACGAGGGCACCCGCGCCTGGTATGGCCTGGCGCTGGCGGTGGGGTTCGGTACGTTTCAGCTCTCCGCCACCATTTTACCGGCCAACGTGCCCAACCTTGTGATGAGCGGCGCCGCGGAAGGCTCGTACGGCATTCATCTGAACTATTTGCCCTATCTGCTGCTGCATACGCCGGTGCTGGGCTGGCTGAAGGGGGCGCTGCTGGTGGGGCTTATCTGCTGGCTGTTTCCCGGAAAGCCGACGCCGCCGAAGGCGCTTGCGCCCTTGGCGCCCATGAGCGCCGACGAAAAGCGGCTGGCATGGCTGCTGGCCGTGGTGTTGACGCTGTGGGTGACCGAGAGCTGGCACGGAATTGGTCCGGCGTGGACGGGGCTTGCCGCCGCCTGCGTGACCCTGCTGCCGCGGGTCGGTTTTATCAGCGGCGAAGAGTTCGCCAGCGGGGTCAATTTCCGTACCTGCCTGTACGTCGCCGGTATTCTGGGGCTGGCGATTACCGTGACGCAAACCGGCATCGGCGACGCCGTCGGGCAGGCGCTGCTGCGCGTGATGCCGCTGGACCCTGAGCGCCCGTTTACCAGCTTCCTCGCGCTGAGCGGGATAACCACCGTGCTCAACTTTATCATGACCGCCAACGGCGTACCGGCGCTGTACACCACCTTTGCCCAGAGCTTCGCCGATGCGACGGGCTTCCCACTGCTGAGCGTGATTATGGTGCAGGTATTAGGCTATTCCACGCCGCTGCTGCCGTATCAGGCGTCGCCTATCGTGGTGGCGATGGG harbors:
- the gltS gene encoding sodium/glutamate symporter gives rise to the protein MFHLDTLSTLVAATLVLLLGRKLVHSVPFLKKYTIPEPVAGGLLVALALLVLKKSMGWEIDFDMSLKDPLMLAFFATIGLNANLASLRRGGKVLGTFLIVVVGLLVMQNAIGVGMAKLLGLDPLMGLIAGSITLSGGHGTGAAWSKLFVERYGFANATEVAMACATFGLVLGGLIGGPVARYLVKHSSTPNGAPEDQAVPSAFEKPDVGRMITSLVLIETIALIAICLTTGKVVAQLLVGTALELPTFVCVLFVGVILSNGLALLGFYRVFERAVSVLGNVSLSLFLAMALMSLKLWELASLALPMLAILAVQTLAMAFYAIFVTWRMMGKNYDAAVLAAGHCGFGLGATPTAIANMQAITERFGPSHMAFLVVPMVGAFFIDIVNALVIKLYLMLPLFG
- a CDS encoding MIP/aquaporin family protein, with product MSQTSTLKGQCIAEFLGTGLLIFFGVGCVAALKVAGAIFGQWEISIIWGLGVAMAIYLTAGVSGAHLNPAVTIALWLFACFDGRKVVPYIISQFAGAFCAAALVYGLYYNLFIDFEHTHNIVRGSVDSLSLAGTFSTYPNPHINFVQAFAVEMVITAILMGVILALTDDGNGIPRGPLAPLLIGLLIAVIGASMGPLTGFAMNPARDIGPKAFAWLAGWGNIAFTGGRDIPYFLVPLFAPVVGAALGAFGYRKLIGRNLPCDVCVVEEKDTTSSTQHNASL
- the glpK gene encoding glycerol kinase GlpK, which gives rise to MTEKKYIVALDQGTTSSRAVVMDHDANIVSVSQREFAQIYPKPGWVEHDPMEIWASQSSTLIEALAKADISSDQVAAIGITNQRETAIVWDKETGKPIYNAIVWQCRRTADICEQLKRDGMEEYIRTATGLVVDPYFSGTKVKWILDHVEGSRERAKRGELLFGTVDTWLIWRMTQGRVHVTDYTNASRTMLFNIHDLDWDDKMLQALDIPRAMLPEVRKSSEVYGQTNIGGKGGTRIPISGIAGDQQAALFGQLCVKEGMAKNTYGTGCFMLMNTGEKAVKSENGLLTTIACGPKGEVNYALEGAVFMAGASIQWLRDEMKLINDAFDSEYFATKVKDTNGVYVVPAFTGLGAPYWDPYARGAIFGLTRGVNANHIIRATLESIAYQTRDVLEAMQADSGIRLHALRVDGGAVANNFLMQFQADILGTRVERPEVREVTALGAAYLAGLAVGFWQNLDELQEKAVIEREFRPGIETTERNVRYSGWKKAVHRALAWEDRDE
- a CDS encoding SLC13 family permease encodes the protein MSLWFSHPLFIPSLIVGLTVLLWATSLLPEFIAALLFFTAAMMAKIAPPDVIFGGFASSAFWLVFSGFVLGVAIRKTGLADRAARALSVRLTDSWPQMVASVVLLSYALAFVMPSNMGRIALLMPIVAAMAARAGIHEGTRAWYGLALAVGFGTFQLSATILPANVPNLVMSGAAEGSYGIHLNYLPYLLLHTPVLGWLKGALLVGLICWLFPGKPTPPKALAPLAPMSADEKRLAWLLAVVLTLWVTESWHGIGPAWTGLAAACVTLLPRVGFISGEEFASGVNFRTCLYVAGILGLAITVTQTGIGDAVGQALLRVMPLDPERPFTSFLALSGITTVLNFIMTANGVPALYTTFAQSFADATGFPLLSVIMVQVLGYSTPLLPYQASPIVVAMGLGKVPAKAGMKLCLALALATYLLLLPLDYLWFSVLGRL
- a CDS encoding DASS family sodium-coupled anion symporter, with product MDRLTPVRPWPALLAVAITLIIWFAVPTPAGVTPEAWHLLALFIGTIAAIIGKAMPIGAIAIVAIMLVAMTGVTNPGKPAAALNDALSGFSNSLIWLIGLSIMLSQSLLKTGLGARIGYGFIALFGKKTLGIAWALTLAETLIAPVTPSNTARGGGIIHPVMRAIADSLGSQPGNSENGSTGRYLALVNYNINPISSAMFITATAPNPLIVSFLLKGTNGVLEMTWGMWAIAALLPAAVSLVVMPVVIWWLYPPAIVETPNAPQFARGKLDELGPLSLAEKITLGVFALLLCLWAGVPAFVMGGGWAVNPTSAALIGLSILLLTGVLHWDDILKCRGAWDTIVWFAALVMMAEFLSKLGLVSWLATSVGNTIDHLGLHWSVATLLLILLYVYSHYFFASTTAHITAMFAAFFAAGLALGAPPALLGLMLGFSSSLMMSLTHYGTGTAPIIFGSGYVTLAEWWKTGLVMSVVNLLIWGATGAVWWRWLGYW
- a CDS encoding sulfate ABC transporter substrate-binding protein, encoding MNKWGVGLTLLLASASVLAKDIQLLNVSYDPTRELYEQYNKAFSAHWKQQTGDNVVIRQSHGGSGKQATSVINGIDADVVTLALAYDVDAIAGRGRIDKSWTTRLPDNSAPYTSTIVFLVRKGNPKQIHDWNDLIKPGVSVITPNPKSSGGARWNYLAAWGYALHHNNGDQAKAQEFVKALYKNVEVLDSGARGSTNTFVERGIGDVLIAWENEALLATNELGKDKFEIVTPSESILAEPTVSVVDKVVDKKGTRAVAEAYLKYLYSPEGQEIAAKNFYRPRDPAVAKKYDSEFPKLKLFTIDDAFGGWTKAQKDHFANGGTFDQISQR
- the zapB gene encoding septal ring assembly protein ZapB, which translates into the protein MTMSLEVFEKLEAKVQQAIDTITLLQMEIEELKEKNNSLSQEVQNAQQGREALEHENSQLREQQHGWQERLQALLGRMEEV
- a CDS encoding CDP-diacylglycerol diphosphatase, with the protein product MKSASRIILGMAIVLLLAAVGVWHFFFSGNANALREIVTQQCVPNEQQRQLPAPCAEVNLENGYVLFKDRNGPLQYLLMPTYRINGTESPLLLNPHTPNFFWQAWQNRQVMSERRGSPVPDEAVSLTINSRSGRTQNHFHIHISCLRPDVRQQLNNDMTAIGTRWLPLPGNLMGHVYLARRVTEAEFAQKSPFLMLAEEVPEAREHMGRFALAVVPQNDDSFVLLATERNLLTLNRASAEEIQDHQCDILK